The Synechocystis sp. PCC 7509 genome includes a window with the following:
- a CDS encoding TOBE domain-containing protein, with protein sequence MRQIKLLPGTMLLMLASTLSINPVNAQTSPASGMGETQNPINPSGTNTPPVTTPMQMENPSAPASTPMQNQVVPSSTEPTTTNTVSGTIRSIEGETVTLEMADGMTKQMMVSRADLQSLNLREGMQISATLDAQSMASNITLAQARTTTGTEATTNQVGTTSATESTTSTEVEATSATPTTTTETTQTTVQSTPANRPVRALW encoded by the coding sequence ATGCGACAAATCAAATTATTGCCAGGCACAATGCTTTTGATGTTGGCATCAACATTATCAATCAATCCAGTTAACGCTCAAACAAGCCCCGCAAGTGGCATGGGTGAAACCCAAAATCCAATCAATCCAAGTGGAACAAATACGCCGCCTGTAACTACTCCAATGCAGATGGAAAATCCATCGGCACCAGCTTCAACACCAATGCAAAATCAGGTAGTACCAAGTTCTACAGAGCCGACTACTACAAATACTGTAAGTGGAACAATTAGAAGCATTGAAGGGGAAACCGTAACTCTAGAAATGGCTGACGGAATGACCAAACAAATGATGGTGTCAAGAGCAGACTTACAGAGTCTAAATTTGCGGGAAGGGATGCAAATTTCCGCTACTCTAGACGCTCAATCGATGGCTTCAAATATTACTTTAGCTCAAGCAAGAACAACTACAGGTACAGAAGCTACAACCAACCAAGTAGGTACAACTTCAGCTACTGAATCTACGACTTCCACAGAAGTAGAGGCAACCAGTGCAACCCCCACAACAACCACTGAAACTACTCAGACTACAGTTCAATCTACTCCAGCCAACCGCCCTGTAAGAGCGCTGTGGTAA
- a CDS encoding L,D-transpeptidase — MKFDSLSKKCLISLGVAILVINIQQSLTAAPIESAKNQPINSLTAPLPARNTQTTNLVLKLSDRRVYLYRGDKLATSYPVAIGKAGWETPVGSYKVMEMQRDPVWEHPWTGKLVPPGAKNPLGARWIGFWTDGKNFIGFHGTPQEKLVGQAVSHGCVRMRNQDILALYAQVDVGTPVTVNP, encoded by the coding sequence GTGAAATTTGATTCATTATCTAAAAAATGTTTAATCTCGTTAGGAGTAGCAATATTAGTAATAAATATCCAGCAATCCCTGACAGCAGCACCTATTGAATCAGCTAAAAATCAGCCGATTAATTCGCTAACTGCCCCATTGCCAGCAAGGAATACACAGACAACAAATTTAGTTTTAAAGTTGAGCGATCGCCGAGTATATTTGTATCGGGGCGATAAGCTGGCAACAAGTTATCCTGTAGCGATTGGTAAAGCTGGTTGGGAAACTCCTGTAGGCAGTTATAAAGTTATGGAAATGCAACGAGATCCAGTTTGGGAGCATCCTTGGACAGGTAAATTGGTTCCCCCTGGAGCAAAAAACCCTTTGGGCGCACGATGGATTGGTTTTTGGACAGATGGCAAAAATTTTATTGGCTTTCACGGTACTCCTCAAGAAAAACTTGTAGGACAAGCGGTGTCTCATGGCTGCGTGAGAATGCGTAATCAAGATATTTTGGCGCTTTACGCCCAAGTAGATGTGGGTACGCCTGTAACGGTCAATCCTTGA
- a CDS encoding permease — protein MNQQQLNNAFTLFLSLLVEAMPFLLVGVLFSGLLLLFIDERQLVAKMPKNPLLGAITGSLIGFLFPVCECGNVPVARRLLLQGVPAPVAVGFLLAAPTINPIVIWATWTAFRDQPEIVVLRVVFSLAIAIIIGWVFSAEADLGAILQPELASNWQATQLTPSVGEVEEFNSPLLQSGTYLLAGAEQPIRMDATVMQAQLAATSSTKPLVYKLRLFLDNTVQELRELGAVLVIGSAIAAIVQVSVPREAILALGSSPITSILAMMLLAAVVSICSTVDSFFALSFASVFTSGSLLAFLVFGPMIDIKGVGLMLSIFKPRAVFYLFALAAQLTFLFTLLVNLYIV, from the coding sequence ATGAATCAACAACAACTGAACAATGCTTTTACTCTGTTTTTAAGTTTGCTTGTAGAAGCAATGCCTTTCTTGCTGGTGGGGGTTTTATTCTCCGGCTTGCTACTGCTATTTATTGACGAACGCCAGTTAGTGGCAAAAATGCCCAAAAATCCCTTATTGGGGGCAATAACAGGCAGTTTAATCGGGTTTTTGTTTCCAGTCTGCGAATGCGGTAACGTACCTGTAGCCCGAAGGTTGTTATTGCAAGGAGTCCCCGCACCAGTAGCAGTAGGGTTTTTACTCGCCGCACCAACTATCAACCCAATTGTAATTTGGGCAACTTGGACAGCCTTTCGAGATCAGCCCGAAATTGTCGTACTGCGCGTGGTATTTTCTTTAGCGATCGCCATTATTATCGGTTGGGTATTTAGCGCCGAGGCTGATTTGGGGGCAATTTTACAACCAGAACTCGCGAGTAATTGGCAAGCTACCCAATTAACGCCGTCTGTAGGAGAAGTTGAAGAATTTAATTCACCCTTACTACAATCGGGCACTTATTTATTAGCAGGGGCAGAGCAACCAATTAGAATGGATGCAACAGTAATGCAAGCACAACTTGCGGCTACTTCCTCCACAAAACCCCTAGTCTATAAACTGCGGTTATTTTTAGATAATACCGTCCAAGAATTGCGAGAATTGGGAGCAGTGTTAGTAATTGGGAGTGCGATCGCGGCGATCGTTCAAGTATCTGTTCCTCGCGAAGCCATCCTAGCTTTAGGTAGTAGTCCGATTACATCCATTCTTGCCATGATGTTACTAGCGGCGGTAGTATCTATTTGCTCTACGGTAGACTCATTTTTTGCCCTTTCTTTTGCCTCTGTATTTACCAGTGGCTCTTTGTTAGCCTTTTTGGTCTTTGGGCCAATGATTGACATCAAAGGTGTGGGTCTAATGCTATCAATATTTAAACCTAGAGCAGTGTTTTATTTATTTGCTTTAGCCGCGCAATTAACATTTTTGTTTACCTTACTTGTCAATTTGTATATTGTGTAG
- a CDS encoding TIGR03943 family putative permease subunit codes for MTAIKKLQNHLLPWLDVLAIASWGILMLRYWHTGKLSLLIHRDYFWLVIAGGIGLSIVSSLKALDLLRRKNLFQTQHITLFPPGLSSALLLGTAILGLVITPRAFASQTALQRGVTEVLQATRSQPQAFRSSVRSDERSLIDWVRTLNIYPEPDAYSGQKVKIQGFVIHPSELPSEYLLLSRFVITCCAADAYPVGLPVKLNQNRQAYPQDSWFEVEGEMITQDLQNKRQLTIQASSLKPIQEPQNPYEY; via the coding sequence ATGACAGCAATTAAAAAACTGCAAAACCACTTACTACCTTGGCTAGACGTATTGGCGATCGCCTCTTGGGGTATTTTGATGCTGAGATACTGGCATACAGGCAAACTCAGCCTACTAATTCACCGCGATTATTTTTGGCTTGTCATTGCTGGCGGCATTGGCTTGTCAATTGTTAGTAGCTTAAAAGCCTTAGACTTGCTGCGACGCAAAAATCTTTTCCAGACTCAGCATATTACCTTGTTTCCTCCGGGCTTAAGTAGCGCCTTACTACTAGGAACAGCAATTTTAGGCTTAGTTATTACTCCCCGCGCTTTTGCCAGCCAGACCGCACTCCAGCGCGGCGTAACAGAGGTTTTGCAAGCAACACGAAGTCAACCCCAAGCTTTTCGCTCCTCTGTCCGCTCCGATGAACGCAGTTTAATAGACTGGGTACGGACTCTTAATATTTATCCAGAGCCAGACGCATATTCTGGTCAAAAAGTCAAGATACAAGGTTTTGTAATTCATCCGTCCGAATTACCATCAGAATACTTATTGCTCTCCCGGTTTGTAATTACTTGTTGTGCGGCGGATGCCTACCCGGTAGGATTACCAGTAAAACTCAATCAAAATCGTCAAGCTTACCCCCAAGACAGTTGGTTCGAGGTAGAGGGAGAAATGATTACCCAAGACTTGCAAAACAAACGTCAACTAACTATTCAAGCAAGTTCCCTCAAACCAATTCAAGAGCCACAGAATCCTTATGAATACTAA
- a CDS encoding prolyl hydroxylase family protein, which yields MISTDAWSVTELGADILLFERLLDCSLCNHIIQIADCCTFQTAGIELAKVETQVRSNELLYLGETNTLLQSTNQLLLNRIYLIQETLYQNYRVKFSQIETCSILRYRPGQFYKRHIDNLLLASRREEASLGVPTRDVSIVGYLNDDFVGGETFFDRQNLKFIPQKGSVIVFPSYYTHPHQSLPVTQGCKYAFTSWLFH from the coding sequence ATGATTTCTACTGATGCGTGGTCTGTAACTGAGCTAGGCGCAGACATTTTGTTGTTTGAGCGATTGCTCGATTGTTCTTTATGCAATCATATTATCCAGATTGCTGACTGCTGTACATTTCAAACGGCTGGTATTGAACTTGCCAAGGTAGAAACGCAAGTGCGTAGTAATGAATTGCTCTACTTGGGTGAAACAAATACTTTATTACAATCAACTAATCAACTATTATTAAATCGCATTTATCTAATTCAAGAAACACTTTATCAAAACTATAGAGTCAAGTTTTCTCAAATAGAAACTTGTTCGATTTTACGCTACCGTCCAGGGCAGTTTTATAAGCGCCATATTGATAACTTGCTTCTAGCTAGTCGTCGTGAGGAAGCATCTCTTGGAGTACCTACTAGAGATGTAAGTATTGTTGGCTATCTTAATGATGATTTTGTTGGAGGGGAAACATTTTTTGATCGCCAAAATTTAAAATTTATTCCGCAAAAAGGTAGCGTTATTGTATTTCCTTCTTATTACACTCACCCGCATCAATCTTTACCAGTAACTCAGGGCTGTAAATATGCTTTTACTAGCTGGCTATTTCATTAA
- a CDS encoding DUF4142 domain-containing protein, with protein MTSKQNFVMTALVAGGLIASLEYASIAQSPTPTPSPTSTATPTPTPTPRVTPTPTPTATPIPTPTPIPTPTSTATPIPTPTFSPTTPSLSQFDIQFMVAVAQEGLAEVELGKIARQKASSNIVKEYARRMVVEQTQVNNKLKVLARQKGVTLPTTIGEKNEDLKQDLSELSGAKFDREYMKEAGEDSHEEQVELFERQIERGQDPEVKSFASQTLPLIQKHFQHAQDITESRSSSTNRRSGSN; from the coding sequence ATGACGAGCAAACAGAACTTTGTAATGACAGCACTTGTAGCAGGAGGATTAATAGCATCTTTGGAGTACGCTTCAATAGCACAATCTCCAACCCCGACTCCATCACCAACCTCAACTGCTACTCCAACCCCAACTCCAACCCCAAGAGTTACTCCAACCCCAACCCCAACTGCTACTCCAATTCCAACCCCGACCCCAATTCCAACCCCAACCTCAACCGCTACTCCAATTCCAACCCCAACTTTTAGCCCAACTACACCTAGTTTAAGTCAGTTTGATATACAGTTTATGGTGGCAGTTGCTCAAGAGGGATTGGCAGAGGTTGAACTTGGCAAAATAGCTAGACAGAAAGCTTCTAGCAACATTGTTAAAGAGTATGCCCGCCGAATGGTTGTAGAACAGACTCAAGTAAATAATAAACTTAAAGTTTTGGCGCGGCAAAAAGGCGTAACTTTGCCAACTACCATAGGTGAAAAAAATGAAGACCTAAAACAAGACCTATCTGAGCTTTCGGGAGCGAAATTCGATCGCGAATACATGAAAGAAGCTGGAGAGGATAGTCACGAAGAACAAGTAGAACTATTTGAGCGTCAAATAGAACGCGGTCAAGATCCAGAGGTGAAAAGTTTTGCTTCTCAAACTCTACCTTTAATACAAAAGCATTTTCAACACGCTCAAGATATTACCGAAAGTCGCTCTAGTTCAACAAATCGTCGTTCAGGTTCTAATTAA
- a CDS encoding Ig-like domain-containing protein, whose translation MSVTKKSFLQPLDRVAIALIAVLGLLTALVLFQGDAIAPRVRDFSWQNKRIGVEDTAFYLNFSRPMDTKSVEANLQIDPTLPGKISWAGRKMAYTLLSPPAYGTSYQVKLNGALDRFSKTNTNSIQSFTGAFTSRDRAFAYLGVEGEEQGKLVLYNLTTQQKTILTPKDLVVGDFQPYPTGNKILFSATERASDRSSLPLAQLYTVTTGISPEPKSKNNPPLGRVELVLDSKDYQNLKFDLSADGKTILVQRVNQKNPGDFGLWILPSSNDNTLPKAQLLKSQPGGDFLITPDSKSVAVAQGQGVAILPLITQATKPLDFLPKFGMVLEFSPDGSQAAMIRFNSDYTRSLFLVNNQGLQKELLRTTGSINSCIFHPVLSNLYCMLTQLIEGEVYQEQPYLAAIDLNSGKQTPLIVMPEQRDVQISLSPDGLALLLDQIVTSAAPNTSPQINVPRTSDGEAISTSRLWLVPLFVPASISTTPNQIQPEQLPLPGFHPRWLP comes from the coding sequence ATGTCCGTAACCAAGAAGTCATTTTTGCAACCGTTGGATCGAGTCGCGATCGCCTTGATTGCTGTTTTAGGCTTATTAACAGCGCTAGTATTATTCCAAGGCGATGCTATTGCGCCTCGCGTCCGAGATTTTAGCTGGCAAAATAAACGCATTGGGGTAGAAGATACGGCTTTTTATCTCAACTTCAGTCGTCCGATGGATACCAAAAGCGTAGAAGCCAATCTCCAAATCGATCCGACTTTACCTGGTAAAATTAGTTGGGCAGGGCGTAAAATGGCTTATACCTTACTTTCCCCGCCTGCTTATGGTACTTCCTACCAAGTAAAGTTAAATGGCGCACTAGATCGCTTTTCCAAAACAAACACAAATTCTATTCAATCCTTTACAGGTGCTTTTACTAGCCGCGATCGCGCTTTTGCCTATTTGGGTGTCGAAGGGGAAGAACAAGGTAAGTTAGTCCTTTACAATCTCACGACGCAGCAAAAAACTATTCTCACTCCCAAAGATTTAGTTGTGGGTGATTTTCAGCCTTACCCTACAGGTAATAAAATTCTCTTTTCGGCTACCGAACGAGCCAGCGATCGCTCAAGTTTGCCCCTAGCTCAGTTATATACAGTCACTACCGGAATTTCGCCTGAACCCAAATCTAAAAACAATCCCCCTTTGGGCAGAGTTGAGTTAGTTCTAGATAGCAAAGATTACCAAAACTTAAAATTTGATTTGTCCGCCGATGGCAAAACTATATTAGTACAGCGCGTCAATCAAAAAAATCCTGGCGACTTTGGGCTGTGGATACTGCCTAGTAGTAACGATAATACACTTCCCAAAGCGCAACTATTGAAAAGCCAACCAGGCGGAGATTTTTTAATTACCCCTGATAGTAAATCTGTTGCCGTTGCTCAAGGGCAAGGAGTAGCAATTTTACCGCTTATCACTCAAGCCACCAAACCCTTAGACTTTCTGCCCAAATTTGGCATGGTGTTAGAATTTTCCCCTGATGGGAGTCAAGCGGCGATGATACGGTTCAATTCCGATTACACGCGATCGCTTTTTCTAGTCAATAATCAAGGCTTACAAAAAGAACTGCTCCGCACTACTGGCTCGATTAATAGCTGTATATTTCATCCTGTACTATCAAATCTTTACTGTATGTTGACGCAGTTGATTGAGGGAGAAGTATATCAAGAGCAGCCTTATTTAGCGGCTATTGACCTAAATTCTGGCAAGCAAACGCCTTTAATAGTTATGCCCGAACAACGAGACGTACAAATTAGTTTGTCTCCTGATGGCTTGGCATTACTATTAGACCAAATTGTTACTAGCGCCGCCCCAAATACTTCGCCGCAAATCAATGTTCCGCGCACCAGTGATGGCGAAGCTATTTCTACTAGCCGTTTGTGGTTAGTACCTTTATTTGTTCCCGCTTCTATCTCTACAACCCCCAATCAAATCCAACCAGAACAATTACCTTTACCTGGCTTTCATCCTCGTTGGTTGCCTTGA
- a CDS encoding glycosyltransferase family 4 protein, protein MTKILFLDQSGKPGGAELCLLDIAKPYRDTCLVSLFVDGPFRQLLEKQQIPVQILATKAIGVRKESGLLQGLSSIRELLPAINRIANLSRNYDLIYANTQKSLVIGAIASFLSRRPLVYHLHDILSLDHFSATNRRIAVTLANRAALVIANSQASQAAFIAAGGRKDIVECVYNGFNLELYQHLPAATAIKQQLGIEEDKFVVGNFSRLSPWKGQHILLEALTHCPEKAIALLIGDALFGEQDYVQKLHAQVAELNLEHRVKFLGFRNDVTSLMATCDMVTHTSTIAEPFGRVIVEAMLCGTPIVATSAGGAQELVESGKTGLLVAPGDVKELAAAINTCIAQPEQSAKMAQAANVQARQRFDGAIINQQIAQLLSKVIKK, encoded by the coding sequence GTGACAAAAATTCTGTTTTTAGATCAAAGCGGTAAGCCAGGAGGTGCGGAACTTTGTTTGTTAGACATTGCCAAACCCTACCGAGATACCTGTTTAGTGAGCTTGTTTGTGGATGGCCCTTTTAGACAATTGTTAGAAAAACAGCAGATTCCGGTTCAAATACTCGCAACTAAAGCTATAGGAGTACGTAAGGAAAGCGGGTTATTGCAGGGCTTGAGTAGTATAAGGGAGTTATTACCTGCTATTAATCGCATCGCCAACCTTAGTCGCAACTATGATTTAATTTACGCCAATACCCAAAAATCTCTAGTCATAGGTGCGATCGCTAGTTTCCTTAGTCGTCGTCCTTTGGTATACCACCTGCACGATATTTTGTCATTGGATCACTTTAGTGCTACCAACCGCCGGATTGCGGTCACTTTAGCTAATCGTGCGGCTTTGGTGATTGCCAATTCTCAAGCCAGTCAAGCCGCTTTTATTGCCGCCGGAGGGCGAAAAGATATTGTCGAATGTGTTTATAATGGCTTCAATCTAGAGTTGTACCAACACTTACCCGCCGCTACGGCAATCAAACAGCAATTGGGAATAGAGGAAGATAAGTTTGTAGTGGGCAACTTTAGCCGTTTGTCGCCCTGGAAAGGGCAGCATATACTACTAGAAGCGTTAACTCATTGTCCAGAGAAGGCGATCGCACTTTTAATTGGTGATGCGCTATTTGGCGAACAAGATTATGTACAAAAGTTACACGCCCAAGTTGCCGAATTAAACTTGGAACATCGAGTTAAGTTTTTAGGCTTTCGCAATGATGTTACGTCTTTGATGGCGACTTGCGACATGGTTACTCATACGTCAACCATTGCCGAACCTTTTGGGCGCGTAATTGTTGAAGCTATGCTATGCGGTACGCCGATTGTGGCTACTTCTGCTGGAGGCGCTCAAGAATTAGTAGAATCGGGTAAAACAGGTTTGCTAGTTGCTCCAGGAGATGTCAAGGAGTTAGCCGCCGCGATTAATACTTGTATCGCTCAACCAGAACAAAGTGCAAAGATGGCTCAAGCCGCCAATGTACAAGCAAGGCAAAGATTTGATGGGGCAATTATCAACCAACAGATCGCTCAACTTTTGAGCAAAGTTATTAAAAAATAA
- a CDS encoding glycosyltransferase family 2 protein, translated as MSLTETSVELVSIIIPTYNRPEYLEKAIFSVLQQTYQNIEVIVSDDCSSENPQSLVDAFNDPRVWLRRNDTNVGVGLNATYAFKEAKGKYVASLNDDDIWQKDFLEKLVPHLEANPEVVLAFCDFYVIDAEGNVNQKLTDDQTRRERRQDLKAGIYKPFYKLGLIDKAVFCASAAVVRRDSVAWEKLYEAGVFWDYYIVYLSCRGGEGAYYHPEKLAFYRVHEQSENMISGSKNAQAKVRKGRAAIFCFQTFIEDPNLQEFRTYFEKELAHDRTTLAIGLLKVGQVAEARPYLKTAIAAQKFNLRTLVALTLSYIPRPIARQFLGVEK; from the coding sequence ATGTCCCTAACTGAAACGTCGGTAGAATTAGTAAGTATTATTATTCCCACCTACAATCGTCCAGAGTATTTAGAAAAAGCAATTTTTAGCGTATTGCAGCAAACTTATCAAAATATTGAAGTTATTGTTTCTGATGATTGTAGTAGCGAAAATCCCCAATCACTGGTTGATGCTTTTAACGATCCTAGGGTGTGGTTGAGACGAAACGATACAAATGTGGGCGTAGGGTTGAATGCAACTTATGCTTTTAAAGAAGCAAAAGGTAAGTATGTTGCTAGTTTAAACGATGATGATATCTGGCAAAAAGACTTTTTAGAAAAACTCGTTCCGCACTTAGAAGCAAACCCAGAAGTAGTGTTAGCTTTTTGTGACTTTTATGTAATTGATGCCGAGGGAAACGTCAACCAGAAACTTACAGACGATCAAACCCGGCGTGAAAGGCGGCAGGATTTAAAAGCAGGAATTTATAAACCTTTTTATAAACTTGGTCTAATAGATAAAGCCGTGTTTTGTGCCTCAGCAGCAGTGGTTCGGAGAGACTCCGTTGCCTGGGAAAAGCTCTATGAAGCTGGCGTTTTTTGGGATTATTATATAGTTTATCTTAGCTGTCGTGGCGGTGAGGGAGCTTACTATCACCCGGAAAAACTAGCGTTTTATCGCGTACACGAGCAATCAGAAAATATGATTAGCGGTAGCAAAAACGCCCAAGCAAAAGTTCGTAAAGGTAGAGCAGCTATTTTTTGTTTTCAAACATTTATTGAAGATCCAAATCTGCAAGAATTTAGAACTTATTTTGAGAAAGAATTGGCCCATGATCGCACAACTTTAGCTATTGGGTTGTTAAAGGTGGGACAAGTAGCCGAAGCTAGACCTTATTTAAAAACGGCGATCGCCGCGCAAAAATTTAATCTCCGTACCTTGGTTGCTTTGACTCTCAGTTATATTCCGCGTCCGATTGCTAGGCAATTTTTAGGGGTCGAAAAGTGA
- a CDS encoding glycosyltransferase family 2 protein has translation MPKVSVIIPAYNAMSYLPETVESVLQQTFTDFEVLIVNDGSSDNIVQWVDSLTDDRIQLISQSNQGVSTARNTAIGQAKGEYIAFLDADDLWQRQKLEKQVQFLDNHPTVGLVATWMMLTDEHNNLLSEVKLNFNQGNIRKEIIEISLIPCGSIPLVRRICFDKVGLFDPTLRFGEDWEMWARIAKDYDFGLVKELLVYYRQHSKNSSKNSQEILPDFDRLIEKMFSSVPAELQPIKNKTYGRMNLYIAWKSLENKDYQGASNFSKRASKYYPQLQYTKSYIRLKLLICAKNKLNPEQYTKFKNVFRTLKQQRDLK, from the coding sequence ATGCCAAAAGTTTCTGTAATTATTCCTGCTTACAATGCAATGAGTTATTTACCAGAAACCGTTGAGTCAGTTTTGCAGCAGACTTTTACTGACTTTGAAGTGTTAATTGTCAACGATGGTAGCTCAGATAATATAGTACAGTGGGTAGACTCTTTAACAGATGATCGCATTCAACTTATTTCCCAATCAAATCAAGGTGTTTCCACCGCTAGAAATACAGCGATTGGTCAAGCAAAAGGAGAATACATCGCGTTTTTAGATGCTGACGATTTGTGGCAACGACAAAAGTTGGAAAAGCAAGTACAATTTTTAGACAATCATCCTACAGTAGGATTAGTAGCTACATGGATGATGCTAACGGACGAGCATAATAACTTGCTTTCAGAAGTTAAGCTTAATTTTAATCAAGGAAATATTAGAAAAGAAATAATCGAAATTAGTTTAATTCCCTGTGGTAGCATTCCCTTGGTACGTCGCATCTGTTTTGATAAAGTAGGATTATTCGATCCTACTTTGCGTTTTGGCGAAGACTGGGAAATGTGGGCGCGAATTGCTAAAGACTATGATTTTGGATTAGTAAAAGAATTATTAGTTTATTATCGGCAACACTCAAAAAATTCATCTAAAAATTCTCAAGAAATTCTCCCCGACTTTGATAGATTAATTGAAAAAATGTTTAGTTCTGTTCCGGCGGAACTACAACCTATAAAAAACAAAACTTATGGACGAATGAATTTATATATAGCTTGGAAGTCTTTAGAAAACAAAGATTATCAGGGCGCAAGTAATTTCAGCAAACGAGCTTCTAAATACTATCCTCAATTACAATATACCAAAAGCTATATACGTTTAAAATTACTTATTTGTGCAAAAAATAAATTAAATCCAGAGCAATATACAAAGTTTAAAAACGTATTTAGGACACTAAAACAACAGAGAGACTTGAAGTAA
- a CDS encoding glycosyltransferase, whose translation MSENRPLISVVIPVYNGATTVKETIESVLQQSYQNLEIIVVNDGSQDETLAIVNSIQDNKIKVFSYSNAGLSASRNRGFSHAGGEFIAFLDADDLWTKDKLEAQLNALQQNPQAAVAYSWTDHIDEQGQFLRPASYTSYQGDVYERLLVGNFLSCGSNTLIRAQALQKVGGFDESLNSAEDWDMWLRLAAYYEFVAIPRPQVLYRISPNSMSANISKMEAASLQVINQAYNQAPESLQHLKKQTLGFLYKFLMYKALQDSVKSQRGLKAAKVLVSYFKQDPSLLTLGRLKIYLLSKVITANLFPFFQTQITW comes from the coding sequence GTGAGCGAGAATAGACCATTAATCTCTGTAGTTATTCCCGTTTATAATGGGGCAACCACTGTCAAAGAAACTATTGAATCGGTTTTACAACAGTCCTATCAAAACTTAGAAATAATTGTTGTCAACGATGGTTCTCAAGATGAGACTTTAGCAATTGTTAATAGTATTCAAGACAACAAAATTAAAGTATTTTCTTATTCAAATGCTGGTCTGTCGGCAAGTCGTAATCGTGGTTTTTCTCATGCTGGCGGTGAATTTATTGCTTTTTTGGATGCCGACGATCTTTGGACTAAAGACAAGTTAGAGGCGCAATTAAACGCTTTGCAGCAAAACCCCCAAGCAGCCGTTGCGTATAGTTGGACTGATCATATTGACGAGCAGGGACAATTTTTAAGACCAGCCTCTTACACTTCTTATCAAGGAGATGTATATGAAAGGCTTTTAGTAGGAAATTTCTTATCTTGTGGTTCTAATACTTTAATCCGCGCTCAAGCTTTACAAAAAGTCGGTGGATTTGATGAATCTCTAAATTCTGCCGAAGATTGGGATATGTGGCTGCGATTGGCGGCTTACTATGAGTTTGTTGCTATCCCTCGTCCACAAGTTCTATATAGAATATCTCCCAACTCTATGTCTGCTAATATTTCCAAAATGGAAGCAGCTTCACTACAAGTTATTAACCAAGCCTACAACCAAGCACCAGAATCTTTGCAACACCTCAAAAAACAAACTTTGGGTTTTCTTTATAAGTTCTTGATGTACAAAGCCTTGCAAGATAGTGTGAAATCGCAAAGAGGATTGAAGGCGGCAAAAGTGCTAGTAAGTTATTTTAAACAAGACCCATCTTTGCTAACGTTGGGGCGATTAAAAATCTATCTTTTATCTAAAGTTATTACAGCAAACTTATTCCCATTTTTTCAAACCCAAATAACATGGTAA